One stretch of Pseudomonas sp. NC02 DNA includes these proteins:
- a CDS encoding sigma-E factor negative regulatory protein — MSRDALQESLSAVMDNEADELELRRVLNAFDDAETRDTWSRYQVARAVMHKDLLIPRLDIAAAVSAALADEAVPAKAARGPWRSLGRLAVAASVTVAVLAGVRLYNQDEIAGAELAQQTQQPVMAGPQVKGPAVLAGYKESSDTTGPMANGVLQGQSGWQDQRLPGYLRQHAQESALKGTESALPYARAASLENR, encoded by the coding sequence ATGAGTCGTGATGCCCTGCAGGAATCGCTGTCCGCAGTGATGGATAACGAAGCGGATGAACTGGAACTTCGTCGAGTGCTTAATGCATTTGATGATGCCGAAACCCGTGATACCTGGTCTCGTTACCAAGTCGCTCGGGCGGTGATGCACAAGGATCTTCTAATCCCTCGTCTGGATATTGCTGCGGCCGTTTCTGCTGCACTGGCTGATGAAGCCGTTCCGGCAAAAGCTGCTCGCGGTCCTTGGCGTAGCCTGGGCCGTCTGGCAGTCGCTGCTTCGGTGACCGTCGCTGTATTGGCAGGTGTTCGCCTGTACAACCAGGACGAAATCGCCGGTGCCGAACTGGCCCAGCAGACCCAGCAACCGGTCATGGCCGGCCCGCAGGTCAAGGGTCCAGCCGTACTGGCCGGCTACAAGGAAAGCTCCGATACCACCGGGCCTATGGCCAACGGTGTACTTCAAGGGCAATCCGGCTGGCAGGATCAGCGTCTTCCAGGCTACCTGCGCCAACACGCACAGGAATCGGCTTTGAAAGGCACTGAAAGCGCTCTGCCTTACGCCCGCGCTGCAAGCCTGGAAAACCGCTAG
- a CDS encoding HDOD domain-containing protein, whose protein sequence is MNKLAEKVQQALVVAIDNDDLVLPTLPEVALNIRQAAEDPDISISHLSKVIGRDTALSARLIKVVNSPLLRATQEVTDLHTAITRLGTNYSSNLAIGLVMEQIFHARSEVVEQKMRDVWRRSLEVAGVSYALCRNHSQLKPDQAALGGLVHQIGVLPILTFAEDHYELLSDPVSLDHVIESIHPLLGDKLLRRWDFPEMLVNLPAQYMNLERDSERLDYIDLVQVAVLYCHRDTDHPLASVPILTVPAIKKLRLDPYSDTLRAELDEARSMFY, encoded by the coding sequence ATGAACAAGCTGGCGGAAAAAGTCCAACAGGCGTTGGTTGTGGCCATCGATAACGATGACCTGGTTCTGCCAACGCTGCCGGAAGTGGCCCTGAACATTCGCCAGGCCGCCGAAGACCCGGACATCAGCATCAGCCATCTGAGCAAAGTGATCGGCCGCGACACCGCCTTGTCGGCGCGGCTGATCAAAGTGGTCAACAGCCCCCTGTTGCGCGCGACCCAGGAAGTCACCGACCTGCACACCGCCATCACCCGCCTGGGCACCAACTACAGCAGCAACCTGGCGATCGGCCTGGTGATGGAACAGATCTTCCACGCCCGTTCCGAGGTGGTCGAACAGAAGATGCGCGATGTCTGGCGGCGCAGCCTGGAAGTGGCCGGCGTGAGCTATGCGTTGTGCCGCAACCACAGCCAGTTGAAGCCTGACCAGGCGGCGCTGGGTGGGCTGGTGCACCAGATTGGCGTGCTACCGATCCTGACCTTCGCCGAAGATCACTATGAACTGCTGTCCGATCCGGTCAGCCTCGATCACGTGATTGAAAGCATCCACCCGTTGCTGGGGGACAAGCTGCTGCGGCGCTGGGACTTCCCGGAAATGCTGGTGAACCTGCCGGCGCAGTACATGAACCTTGAGCGCGACTCCGAGCGCCTGGACTATATCGACCTGGTGCAGGTCGCCGTGTTGTATTGCCACCGCGACACTGACCACCCGCTGGCCAGCGTGCCGATATTGACGGTACCTGCGATCAAGAAGCTGCGACTCGACCCCTACAGCGACACCTTGCGCGCCGAGCTGGATGAAGCACGGTCGATGTTCTACTGA
- a CDS encoding succinate dehydrogenase assembly factor 2, translating into MVEDVELNRLYWHSRRGMLELDVLLVPFVREVYPHLNDVDRDCYRKLLECEDQDMFGWFMERAESEDPELQRMVRMILDRVQPK; encoded by the coding sequence ATGGTCGAAGATGTAGAACTCAATCGCCTCTACTGGCACAGCCGCCGCGGCATGCTTGAACTGGACGTGTTGCTGGTACCGTTCGTCAGGGAGGTCTATCCGCACCTCAACGACGTCGACCGCGACTGCTACCGCAAGCTGCTGGAATGCGAGGATCAGGACATGTTCGGCTGGTTCATGGAACGCGCCGAATCGGAAGACCCGGAGCTGCAGCGCATGGTTCGGATGATTCTGGATCGTGTCCAGCCCAAGTAA
- a CDS encoding DegQ family serine endoprotease, which produces MSIPRLKSYLSIVATVLVLGQAVTAQAAELPDFTQLVEQASPAVVNISTTQKLPDRKVSNQQMPDLEGLPPMLREFFERGMPQPRTPRGGGGGQREAQSLGSGFIISPDGYILTNNHVIADADEILVRLADRSELKAKLVGTDPRSDVALLKIEGKDLPVLKLGKSQDLKAGQWVVAIGSPFGFDHTVTQGIVSAIGRSLPNENYVPFIQTDVPINPGNSGGPLFNLAGEVVGINSQIYTRSGGFMGVSFAIPIDVAMDVSNQLKTGGKVSRGWLGVVIQEVNKDLAESFGLDKPAGALVAQIQDDGPAAKGGLQVGDVILSMNGQPIVMSADLPHLVGALKAGSKAKLEVIRDGKRQNVELTVGAIPEEGAALDALGNSKPGAERSSNRLGIAVVELTDEQKKSFDLKSGVVIKEVQDGPASLIGLQPGDVITHLNNQAINSTKEFTDIAKALPKNRSVSMRVLRQGRASFITFKLAE; this is translated from the coding sequence ATGTCGATACCACGTTTGAAGTCTTACCTATCCATAGTCGCCACGGTGCTGGTGCTGGGTCAGGCCGTTACCGCGCAAGCGGCCGAGCTGCCTGACTTCACCCAACTGGTGGAGCAGGCGTCGCCTGCCGTGGTGAACATCAGTACTACGCAGAAGCTGCCGGATCGTAAGGTCTCCAACCAGCAGATGCCCGACCTGGAAGGCCTGCCGCCGATGCTGCGGGAGTTCTTCGAACGCGGCATGCCCCAGCCGCGCACGCCGCGTGGCGGTGGTGGCGGCCAGCGTGAGGCCCAGTCCCTGGGCTCGGGCTTCATCATCTCGCCTGACGGCTACATCCTTACCAACAACCACGTGATTGCCGACGCCGACGAGATCCTGGTGCGCCTGGCGGACCGCAGTGAGCTGAAAGCCAAGCTGGTGGGCACCGACCCACGTTCCGACGTTGCCCTGCTGAAAATCGAAGGCAAGGACCTGCCGGTGCTGAAACTGGGCAAATCCCAGGACCTGAAAGCCGGCCAATGGGTCGTCGCCATCGGTTCGCCGTTTGGTTTTGACCATACTGTGACCCAGGGTATCGTCAGCGCCATCGGTCGCAGCCTGCCGAACGAAAACTACGTGCCGTTCATCCAGACCGACGTGCCGATCAACCCGGGCAACTCCGGCGGTCCGTTGTTCAACCTGGCGGGTGAAGTCGTTGGCATCAACTCGCAGATCTACACCCGCTCCGGTGGTTTCATGGGCGTTTCGTTCGCGATTCCGATCGATGTGGCCATGGACGTTTCGAACCAGCTGAAAACTGGTGGCAAAGTCAGCCGCGGCTGGCTGGGCGTGGTGATCCAGGAAGTGAACAAGGACCTGGCTGAATCCTTCGGTCTCGACAAGCCGGCCGGTGCCCTGGTCGCGCAGATCCAGGACGATGGCCCTGCTGCCAAAGGTGGCCTGCAAGTCGGTGACGTGATCCTGAGCATGAACGGCCAGCCGATCGTCATGTCTGCGGACTTGCCACACCTGGTGGGCGCGCTCAAGGCCGGCAGCAAGGCCAAGCTGGAAGTGATTCGTGACGGCAAGCGCCAGAACGTCGAACTGACCGTCGGTGCGATCCCGGAAGAAGGCGCGGCGCTGGATGCGCTGGGCAACAGCAAGCCAGGTGCCGAGCGCAGCAGCAATCGCCTGGGCATTGCTGTAGTCGAGTTGACCGACGAACAGAAAAAGAGCTTCGACCTCAAGAGCGGTGTAGTGATCAAGGAAGTCCAGGACGGTCCTGCCTCCCTGATCGGCCTGCAACCAGGTGATGTCATCACCCACCTGAACAACCAGGCTATCAACTCCACCAAAGAGTTCACCGACATCGCCAAGGCGCTGCCGAAGAACCGTTCGGTGTCGATGCGCGTCCTGCGTCAGGGGCGTGCCAGCTTCATTACCTTCAAACTGGCCGAGTAA
- a CDS encoding folate-binding protein YgfZ: MADSAFFCPLSHEGVLAVRGSDAAKFLQGQLTCNLNYLSDTQASLGARCTQKGRMQSSFRILLQGDGVLLAMATELLEPQLADLKKYAVFSKSKLTDESAAWARFGVSDADQVLAGLGLQLPAETDSVVRSDDLIAIRVSPGRAELWAPAAQAQTLHSQLAAQLNEGELNQWLLGQIRAGIGQVMPQTRELFIPQMLNLQAVGGVSFKKGCYTGQEIVARMQYLGKLKRRLYRLSLNAGELPEPGTPLFSPNHNSAIGEVVIAARADQAIELLAVLQAEAAESGDVHVGTLEGPGLQLLDLPYQLDRDREIQR, encoded by the coding sequence ATGGCTGACTCTGCTTTTTTCTGCCCCCTGTCCCACGAAGGCGTTCTCGCCGTCCGCGGTTCCGACGCTGCCAAGTTCCTCCAGGGACAACTGACCTGCAACCTTAACTACCTGAGTGACACCCAGGCCAGCCTGGGCGCGCGCTGCACCCAGAAAGGGCGCATGCAGTCGAGCTTCCGCATCCTGCTGCAAGGCGATGGCGTGTTGCTGGCCATGGCCACCGAACTGCTGGAGCCACAACTGGCGGACCTGAAAAAGTACGCCGTGTTCTCCAAATCCAAACTCACCGACGAAAGCGCTGCCTGGGCGCGTTTCGGTGTGTCGGATGCCGATCAGGTACTGGCCGGCCTCGGCCTCCAACTACCCGCCGAGACCGACAGCGTGGTGCGCAGCGACGACCTGATCGCCATCCGCGTATCGCCGGGCCGTGCCGAACTCTGGGCCCCCGCCGCCCAAGCTCAAACCCTGCACAGCCAACTCGCCGCACAATTGAACGAAGGTGAACTGAACCAATGGCTGCTGGGCCAGATCCGTGCCGGTATCGGCCAGGTCATGCCCCAGACCCGCGAACTGTTCATCCCGCAGATGCTCAACCTGCAAGCCGTCGGCGGCGTCAGCTTCAAGAAAGGCTGCTACACCGGCCAGGAAATCGTCGCGCGCATGCAGTATTTGGGCAAACTCAAGCGTCGCCTGTATCGCCTGAGCCTGAATGCCGGCGAGCTGCCTGAGCCCGGCACCCCACTGTTCTCCCCGAATCACAATAGTGCCATCGGCGAGGTGGTGATTGCCGCCCGTGCCGATCAGGCGATTGAACTTCTAGCGGTGCTGCAAGCCGAAGCAGCAGAGAGTGGCGATGTGCATGTAGGCACGCTGGAAGGCCCCGGCCTTCAGCTGCTCGACCTGCCCTACCAGCTGGACCGTGATCGCGAGATCCAGCGCTGA
- the nadB gene encoding L-aspartate oxidase translates to MSQQFQHDVLVIGSGAAGLSLALTLPGHLRIAVLSKGDLANGSTFWAQGGVAAVLDDTDTVQSHVEDTLNAGGGLCNEEAVRFTVEHSREAIQWLIDQGVPFTRDEHSGTDDGGFEFHLTREGGHSHRRIIHAADATGAAIFKTLLAQARQRPNIELLEQRVAVDLITEKRLGLPGERCLGAYVLNRASGEVDTYGARFTILASGGAAKVYLYTSNPDGACGDGIAMAWRSGCRVANLEFNQFHPTCLYHPQAKSFLITEALRGEGAHLKLPNGERFMQRFDPRAELAPRDIVARAIDHEMKRLGIDCVYLDISHKPEAFIKTHFPTVYERCLAFNIDITKGPIPVVPAAHYTCGGVMVDQNGRTDVPGLYAIGETSFTGLHGANRMASNSLLECFVYARSAAADILEQLPRIPVPAALPRWDASQVTDSDEDVIIAHNWDELRRFMWDYVGIVRTNKRLARAQHRVRLLLDEIDEFYSNYKVSRDLIELRNLAQVAELMIRSAMERKESRGLHYTLDYPQMLPEARDTILVPTTYGG, encoded by the coding sequence ATGAGCCAACAGTTTCAACACGATGTCCTGGTGATTGGCAGCGGCGCTGCGGGCTTGAGCCTTGCACTGACCCTGCCGGGCCACCTGCGCATAGCCGTACTGAGCAAGGGCGACCTCGCCAATGGCTCGACGTTCTGGGCCCAGGGCGGTGTCGCCGCGGTGCTCGATGACACCGACACGGTGCAATCCCACGTCGAAGACACCCTGAATGCCGGCGGCGGCCTGTGCAATGAAGAAGCGGTGCGCTTCACCGTCGAGCATAGCCGCGAAGCCATCCAGTGGCTGATCGACCAGGGCGTGCCCTTCACCCGCGACGAACATTCCGGCACCGACGACGGCGGCTTCGAGTTCCACCTGACCCGCGAAGGCGGCCACAGCCATCGGCGGATCATCCATGCCGCCGACGCCACCGGCGCCGCGATCTTCAAGACCCTGCTCGCCCAGGCCCGGCAACGCCCCAATATCGAACTGCTGGAACAGCGGGTCGCCGTCGACCTGATCACCGAAAAGCGCCTTGGCCTGCCGGGCGAACGCTGCCTCGGCGCCTACGTGCTCAACCGGGCCAGCGGCGAAGTCGACACCTACGGCGCGCGCTTCACCATTCTCGCCTCGGGCGGCGCAGCGAAGGTCTACCTCTATACCAGCAACCCCGACGGCGCCTGCGGTGACGGCATTGCCATGGCCTGGCGTTCGGGCTGCCGGGTGGCGAACCTGGAATTCAACCAGTTCCACCCCACTTGCCTGTATCACCCGCAGGCCAAGAGCTTCCTGATCACCGAAGCCCTGCGCGGCGAAGGCGCACACCTGAAGCTGCCCAACGGCGAACGTTTCATGCAGCGCTTCGACCCACGAGCAGAACTGGCCCCGCGGGACATCGTCGCCCGGGCCATTGACCATGAAATGAAGCGCCTGGGCATCGACTGCGTCTACCTGGACATCAGCCACAAGCCCGAAGCCTTCATCAAGACCCATTTCCCGACGGTCTACGAGCGCTGCCTGGCGTTCAATATCGACATCACCAAGGGCCCGATCCCGGTCGTCCCGGCGGCGCACTACACCTGCGGCGGCGTGATGGTCGACCAGAACGGTCGCACCGACGTGCCCGGCCTGTACGCCATTGGCGAAACCAGCTTCACCGGCCTGCACGGCGCCAACCGCATGGCCAGCAATTCGTTGCTGGAGTGTTTCGTGTACGCCCGCTCCGCCGCCGCCGACATCCTTGAACAGCTGCCGCGCATCCCGGTGCCGGCCGCCCTGCCCCGCTGGGACGCCAGCCAGGTGACCGATTCGGACGAAGACGTGATCATCGCCCACAACTGGGACGAGTTGCGGCGCTTCATGTGGGACTACGTGGGCATCGTGCGCACCAACAAGCGCCTGGCGCGGGCGCAGCACCGGGTTCGACTGTTGCTGGATGAGATCGACGAGTTCTACAGCAACTATAAAGTCAGCCGCGACCTGATCGAGCTGCGCAACCTGGCCCAGGTGGCGGAACTGATGATCCGCTCGGCCATGGAGCGCAAGGAAAGCCGGGGATTGCATTACACCCTCGACTACCCGCAAATGCTGCCCGAAGCACGCGACACTATTCTGGTGCCAACCACCTACGGCGGCTGA
- a CDS encoding sensor histidine kinase → MHKPSSLRWRLLWNLALLLVVLMIASGLSAYWNGREAADTAYDRTLLASARTIAAGLSHRDGTLSADVPYVALDTFAYDSAGRIYYQVNDIHQKLISGYENLPGPPPGTPRTDDYPALARFYNARYQGQNVRVVSLLKAVSEPNMNGMAEIRVAETDEARVAMARSLMADTLLRLGMLAIGALLLVFFAVSAALRPLERLRTAVEERQPDDLRPLPLVEVQHELGPLVHALNHFTERLRGQFERQAQFIADAAHELRTPLAALKARLELGLRAEDPATWRTTLETAAQGTDRLTHLANQLLSLARIENGARAIAEGGAQLLDLSQLARELGMAMAPLAHARGVALALEADEPVWLRGEPTLLNELLSNLVDNALAHTPPGGNVILRVTAPAVLEVEDDGPGIPLDERDRVFERFYRRSQQGLGAGLGLAIVGEICRAHLAQISLHDGELAGLKVRVSFIAG, encoded by the coding sequence ATGCATAAGCCCAGCAGCCTGCGCTGGCGCCTGCTGTGGAACCTGGCGCTGTTGCTGGTGGTGTTGATGATTGCCAGCGGCTTGAGCGCTTACTGGAATGGGCGCGAGGCGGCGGACACGGCTTACGACCGCACGCTGTTGGCCTCGGCGCGGACCATTGCGGCCGGCCTGTCCCACCGCGACGGCACCTTGAGTGCCGATGTGCCCTACGTCGCCCTGGATACGTTCGCCTACGACAGCGCCGGGCGGATCTACTACCAGGTCAACGATATTCACCAGAAGCTGATTTCCGGCTACGAAAACCTGCCGGGCCCGCCGCCGGGAACTCCACGCACCGATGACTATCCGGCGCTGGCGCGCTTTTATAACGCCAGGTATCAGGGCCAGAACGTGAGAGTGGTCAGCCTGCTCAAGGCAGTCTCCGAACCGAACATGAACGGCATGGCGGAAATCCGCGTGGCCGAAACCGACGAGGCGCGGGTGGCGATGGCGCGCAGCCTGATGGCCGATACCTTGCTGCGCCTGGGGATGCTGGCCATCGGTGCATTGTTGTTGGTGTTCTTTGCCGTGAGTGCGGCGCTGCGGCCGTTGGAGCGCTTGCGCACGGCCGTGGAAGAGCGTCAGCCCGATGACCTGCGGCCATTGCCGCTGGTGGAAGTGCAGCATGAATTGGGCCCGCTGGTACATGCGCTCAACCATTTCACCGAACGCCTGCGCGGGCAGTTCGAGCGCCAGGCACAGTTTATTGCCGATGCCGCCCATGAGCTGCGCACTCCGTTGGCAGCGCTCAAGGCACGCTTGGAGCTTGGCCTGCGCGCCGAAGACCCGGCTACTTGGCGCACCACCCTGGAAACCGCAGCCCAGGGTACTGATCGCCTGACTCACCTGGCCAATCAATTGCTCTCGCTGGCGCGCATCGAAAACGGCGCCCGGGCGATTGCCGAAGGCGGGGCCCAGTTGCTGGACCTGAGCCAGTTGGCTCGCGAGCTGGGCATGGCCATGGCGCCGCTGGCCCATGCGCGTGGCGTGGCCCTGGCGCTGGAGGCGGATGAACCGGTGTGGCTGCGGGGCGAGCCCACCTTGTTGAACGAGTTGTTGAGCAACCTGGTGGACAACGCCCTGGCCCACACACCCCCGGGCGGCAACGTGATCCTGCGGGTCACGGCGCCGGCGGTACTTGAGGTGGAAGATGACGGCCCGGGCATCCCGCTGGATGAGCGGGACCGAGTGTTCGAGCGCTTCTATCGGCGCAGCCAGCAGGGCTTGGGGGCGGGCTTGGGGTTGGCGATTGTTGGCGAGATCTGCCGGGCACATCTGGCGCAGATCAGCTTGCATGACGGAGAGTTGGCGGGTTTGAAAGTGCGGGTCAGTTTTATCGCGGGGTAA
- a CDS encoding M48 family metalloprotease, protein MTFLRPTLLTLACLLASPGFADDLPSLGDASSAIVSPKQEYDLGRAWLAYLRGQVSQLNDPQLKDYVESSVYKLVETSQVNDRRLEFILINSPQLNAFAAPGGIVGVNGGLFLNAQTEGEYASVLAHELAHLSQRHFARGVEAQQRMQIPMMAALLGGIIAAAAGAGDAGIAAIAGSQAAAIQEQRRFSRQNEQEADRIGILNLEKAGYDPRSMPTMFERLMRQYRFDAKPPEFLLTHPVTESRIADTRNRAEQAKLGGIEDSLRYQLIRARVQLYYEDTPGLAAKRFQAQLDENPKNDIARYGLAIAQIKGAQFNLARENLKPLLAKAPNDITYNLAQIELDMTNNRLPDAQQRTDRMLTQYPGNYPLNQVRVDLLLKQNRNADAEKALEGLLKSRPDDPDVWYQVAETRGLSGNIIGLHQARAEYFALVGDFKQAIQQLDFAKRRAGSNFPLSSRIDARQRELIDQERMVKDMMG, encoded by the coding sequence ATGACTTTTTTGCGCCCTACCCTGCTGACGCTGGCTTGCCTGCTTGCCTCTCCAGGCTTCGCCGACGACCTGCCGTCACTTGGCGACGCCAGTTCTGCCATTGTCTCGCCAAAACAGGAATACGATCTGGGTCGGGCATGGCTGGCCTACCTGCGTGGCCAGGTCTCGCAACTCAACGACCCTCAGCTCAAGGATTACGTCGAATCCAGCGTTTATAAGCTGGTGGAAACCAGCCAGGTCAATGACCGGCGCCTGGAATTCATTCTGATCAACAGCCCGCAGTTGAACGCCTTTGCCGCACCGGGCGGCATCGTCGGGGTCAACGGCGGCCTGTTCCTCAACGCCCAGACCGAAGGCGAATATGCCTCGGTACTGGCCCACGAACTGGCTCACTTGTCCCAGCGTCACTTCGCACGAGGCGTGGAAGCACAGCAGCGCATGCAGATCCCGATGATGGCTGCGCTGCTCGGCGGCATCATCGCTGCCGCCGCTGGCGCAGGCGATGCGGGCATTGCCGCGATCGCCGGCAGCCAGGCCGCCGCGATCCAGGAGCAACGGCGCTTTTCCCGGCAAAACGAGCAAGAGGCTGACCGCATCGGCATTCTCAACCTGGAGAAAGCCGGCTACGACCCACGGTCCATGCCAACCATGTTCGAGCGCTTGATGCGCCAGTACCGTTTCGATGCCAAGCCGCCTGAATTCCTGCTGACTCACCCGGTAACCGAATCGCGGATCGCCGACACCCGCAACCGTGCGGAGCAAGCCAAGCTGGGTGGCATTGAGGACAGCCTGCGCTATCAACTGATCCGTGCTCGAGTGCAACTGTATTACGAAGACACCCCGGGGCTGGCCGCCAAACGTTTCCAGGCCCAGCTGGATGAAAATCCGAAGAACGATATCGCGCGTTATGGCCTCGCCATCGCTCAGATCAAGGGTGCCCAGTTCAACCTGGCCCGGGAAAACCTCAAGCCGCTGCTGGCCAAGGCGCCCAACGACATCACCTACAACCTGGCGCAGATCGAGCTGGACATGACCAACAATCGCCTGCCGGATGCCCAGCAGCGTACGGACCGAATGTTGACGCAATATCCAGGCAACTATCCGCTGAACCAGGTTCGTGTGGATCTGCTGCTCAAGCAGAACCGCAACGCTGACGCGGAAAAAGCCCTGGAAGGATTGTTGAAGTCTCGCCCGGACGATCCGGACGTCTGGTACCAGGTTGCGGAAACCCGTGGCTTGTCGGGCAATATCATCGGCCTGCATCAGGCCCGGGCCGAGTACTTCGCGCTGGTGGGAGATTTCAAGCAGGCCATCCAGCAATTGGATTTCGCCAAGCGTCGCGCCGGCAGCAACTTCCCGCTTTCGTCACGTATCGACGCACGCCAGCGTGAACTGATCGACCAGGAACGCATGGTCAAAGACATGATGGGCTAA
- a CDS encoding protein YgfX → MSSPSNTFECRWHASGQLLAAYLFAQAFALGALWFLDVSPWFGAFGALLCLAHAGWVLPRHILLTHRSSIRGLRRDEDGWQLWSAARGWHSVQLRPDSLALPLIVVLCFRVQGDWRVRSICVPRDSQATDVHRRLRVRLKFSRRRWLAPE, encoded by the coding sequence GTGTCCAGCCCAAGTAATACGTTCGAATGCCGCTGGCACGCCTCCGGGCAGCTGCTGGCGGCTTATCTTTTCGCCCAGGCGTTCGCACTGGGTGCGCTGTGGTTTCTCGATGTGTCCCCGTGGTTCGGAGCCTTTGGCGCCTTGTTGTGCCTGGCCCATGCCGGTTGGGTATTGCCGCGTCATATCCTGCTGACTCACCGTTCGTCGATCCGTGGCCTGCGTCGCGACGAGGATGGCTGGCAGTTGTGGAGCGCCGCGCGTGGCTGGCACAGCGTGCAACTGCGCCCCGACAGCCTGGCGTTGCCGTTGATCGTGGTGCTGTGCTTTCGGGTGCAGGGTGACTGGCGGGTGCGTTCGATCTGCGTGCCACGGGATTCGCAGGCTACCGATGTGCATCGGCGCCTGCGGGTGCGCTTGAAGTTCAGCCGCCGTAGGTGGTTGGCACCAGAATAG
- the rpoE gene encoding RNA polymerase sigma factor RpoE has protein sequence MLTQEEDQQLVERVQRGDKRAFDLLVLKYQHKILGLIVRFVHDTHEAQDVAQEAFIKAYRALGNFRGDSAFYTWLYRIAINTAKNYLVSRGRRPPDSDVSSEDAEFYDGDHGLKDLESPERALLRDEIEGTVHRTIQQLPEDLRTALTLREFDGLSYEDIASVMQCPVGTVRSRIFRAREAIDKALQPLLQEN, from the coding sequence ATGCTAACCCAGGAAGAGGATCAGCAGCTGGTCGAGCGCGTTCAACGCGGCGACAAGCGGGCATTTGATCTGCTAGTGCTGAAATACCAGCACAAAATTCTCGGGTTGATCGTGCGGTTTGTGCACGACACCCATGAAGCGCAGGACGTTGCACAGGAAGCCTTTATCAAGGCGTACCGTGCACTCGGTAATTTCCGCGGTGACAGTGCGTTTTACACGTGGCTGTATCGCATCGCCATTAACACGGCGAAGAACTATCTGGTTTCTCGCGGTCGCCGCCCGCCGGATAGTGATGTTAGTTCGGAAGATGCTGAATTTTATGATGGTGATCACGGCCTCAAGGATCTCGAGTCGCCGGAGCGTGCATTGCTGCGCGACGAGATCGAAGGAACCGTCCATCGCACTATTCAACAACTGCCAGAAGATTTGCGTACGGCGTTAACTTTACGTGAATTCGATGGTCTGAGTTACGAAGACATTGCGAGCGTCATGCAATGTCCGGTGGGTACCGTACGCTCCCGGATCTTCCGGGCTCGGGAAGCCATCGATAAAGCCCTGCAGCCGTTGTTGCAGGAAAACTGA
- a CDS encoding MucB/RseB C-terminal domain-containing protein has product MRAIPLLALLLSGWFAVPVHADEAQDWLTRLGRAEQQQSFQGTFIYERNGSFSTHDIWHRVQNGQVRERLLQLDGSAQEVLRVDGRTQCVSGTLVAGLGGSPNTSARTLDPQKLKAFYDLAVIGKSRVAGRNAVIVSVTPRDQYRYGFELHLDRETALPLKSLLLNDQGQLLERFQFTQLNTSVPDDRDLQPSGECTPVAVTNAKAPEVEIPQDWRLDWLPPGFQLVNSSAHKDSHTKVTVSSLMYDDGLARFSVFLEPLNGATVNETRTQLGPTVAVSRRLNTLEGEVMVTVVGEIPIGTAERIALSLRSGTVPAKP; this is encoded by the coding sequence ATGCGCGCCATACCGCTCCTTGCGCTTTTGCTCAGTGGCTGGTTTGCAGTCCCCGTCCATGCCGATGAAGCCCAAGACTGGCTGACGCGTCTTGGGCGGGCGGAGCAGCAGCAAAGCTTTCAGGGCACCTTCATCTACGAGCGTAACGGTAGTTTTTCTACCCATGACATCTGGCATCGTGTCCAGAATGGTCAGGTCCGTGAGCGGCTTTTGCAGCTCGATGGTTCTGCCCAGGAAGTCCTGCGCGTCGATGGCCGTACCCAATGCGTGAGCGGCACGCTGGTTGCCGGGCTTGGGGGCTCCCCCAATACCTCTGCGCGTACCCTTGATCCGCAAAAACTCAAAGCGTTCTACGATCTTGCCGTCATCGGCAAATCGCGCGTGGCCGGTCGGAATGCGGTGATCGTTTCCGTGACCCCCCGCGATCAATACCGTTATGGTTTTGAGCTGCATCTGGATCGTGAAACTGCGCTGCCATTGAAGTCATTGTTGCTTAACGACCAGGGCCAGTTGCTGGAGCGTTTCCAGTTCACCCAGCTCAATACATCGGTGCCTGACGATCGTGATTTGCAGCCCAGTGGCGAATGCACGCCGGTGGCGGTGACCAACGCCAAGGCCCCGGAGGTCGAGATCCCTCAGGATTGGCGCCTCGACTGGTTGCCACCAGGCTTTCAGCTGGTCAACAGCAGTGCCCATAAAGACTCCCACACCAAGGTAACCGTCAGCAGTCTGATGTATGACGATGGTCTGGCGCGTTTTTCGGTATTCCTGGAGCCGCTTAACGGTGCGACCGTAAACGAGACCCGCACCCAGTTGGGCCCGACAGTCGCCGTTTCACGGCGGTTGAATACCCTGGAAGGCGAGGTGATGGTGACCGTCGTCGGCGAGATCCCGATTGGCACCGCCGAGCGAATAGCGCTGTCACTACGCAGTGGCACCGTGCCCGCCAAGCCTTGA